One Rhizobium sp. NRK18 genomic window carries:
- a CDS encoding SPOR domain-containing protein — MVDNNYSGQGNKRAAVFAEDDPLAELARIVGFDPQPVKPRSEPVSEEPAVDHGPAVIEPVEAPSQHAEPVIDLEAELMRELAFEDADDEQGQPQLESEPSVALEPVSADVYAAPEAYAPHPAEYLQQADEPEVAEEHWPSDEASVEEPRAYENERVSAEADYEVYAEEPAAVEPVTDFEDDDRLEAAEPASSETDALEAFDENELTRELYLSIGAFADELNADEPEEPHHEDEAVAEDAAHLHQQPEMPYDQPAIRLPVSNFRDGVPAEPVIVDEPIEEEAVSQPPSMGFAAEHDRHDDLEQHVSGHWRSGKDDLLDDISRYPIPFATNAAASDVSINASMTHDFGRALEDEIAMPAIVDDGSDHDVTPVAAPSIEAEQRRPASTVAATAAGAAAAVSIPKFVSSAFMRSRQDPAADETTVRAPVSQPVRQEPVIPAAAAAPEPDYGTEDEAPPRDVTPDETAFDPAMITETEEQPEVIAPLDVPALPEVPEEEPRPTVSAYEVDVDAEMAAMIADYPKQTTPAAPAAKVTEPGQAPDMFDAEFEFDDFETALNDDIHRELQSAAMAGIGDERDFEEERLERQPSVSAISANRPKRSMLVVASLVLLAGAGAVGAYTWMAGGISLPELSSEPEIIKADKEAYRTEPANKGGKTVLNQDQAVYDQVSGKTENQPTQGTLISSDEAPVDVVQRTLQPNTIPMEGETDDTADAGASDERLTPATDAQSGDATQAATENASVAPRKVRTLIVRPDGTLETREEAPATPLTVTQKNDGTQPSVMAPAEAAGTTMHADGTQPPVASEASPEALQQVANSNAAADANSPDMAPDTPEEAGPALSNAPVPVPRPGDQPVRVVNNQTTAPAAKPVETAAAQPVSPAEQAPAAAATPAAGQTTIPAGTYSIQIASLPSEAEAQKSYKNLSTKFASVIGGRAMQIVKADIAGKGTYYRVRIAGGSKDEAVALCERYRAAGGSCLVAR, encoded by the coding sequence ATGGTGGACAATAACTACTCGGGTCAGGGGAACAAGAGGGCGGCTGTATTTGCCGAAGACGATCCGTTGGCCGAGCTGGCCCGGATTGTCGGTTTCGACCCCCAGCCGGTGAAGCCGCGGTCTGAGCCCGTATCCGAGGAACCGGCCGTGGACCATGGTCCGGCGGTCATCGAGCCCGTGGAAGCACCTTCCCAGCATGCCGAGCCGGTCATCGACCTCGAAGCCGAGTTGATGCGCGAACTCGCGTTTGAGGACGCGGACGACGAGCAGGGTCAGCCGCAACTTGAAAGCGAGCCCTCGGTCGCGCTTGAACCTGTTTCTGCGGATGTTTACGCCGCGCCGGAGGCCTATGCGCCGCATCCGGCGGAATATCTGCAACAGGCCGATGAGCCTGAAGTCGCGGAAGAGCATTGGCCGTCCGATGAGGCTTCGGTTGAAGAACCGCGTGCCTACGAAAACGAGCGCGTATCTGCTGAAGCCGACTACGAGGTCTATGCTGAAGAGCCTGCCGCCGTTGAACCGGTCACCGATTTCGAGGACGACGATCGGCTGGAGGCAGCCGAGCCCGCGTCTTCCGAGACGGATGCGCTGGAAGCTTTCGACGAAAACGAGCTGACGCGGGAACTCTATCTGTCGATCGGCGCCTTCGCCGACGAGCTCAATGCCGACGAGCCGGAAGAACCGCACCATGAGGACGAGGCAGTCGCCGAAGACGCCGCGCATCTGCACCAGCAGCCGGAAATGCCTTACGATCAGCCGGCGATCCGTCTGCCCGTGTCGAATTTCCGCGATGGCGTGCCAGCCGAACCGGTGATCGTCGACGAGCCGATCGAGGAAGAAGCCGTGTCGCAGCCGCCATCAATGGGCTTTGCTGCCGAGCACGATCGGCATGACGACCTGGAACAGCATGTGTCCGGCCATTGGCGCAGTGGCAAGGATGACCTGCTCGACGACATTTCCCGCTATCCGATCCCGTTCGCCACCAATGCCGCGGCGTCCGACGTGTCCATCAATGCGTCCATGACGCATGATTTCGGACGCGCGCTCGAAGACGAGATCGCCATGCCGGCCATCGTCGACGATGGTAGCGATCACGACGTTACTCCGGTCGCAGCCCCGAGCATCGAGGCCGAGCAGCGGAGGCCTGCATCGACTGTTGCGGCAACAGCCGCCGGCGCCGCCGCCGCCGTATCCATTCCCAAGTTCGTGTCCTCGGCCTTCATGCGGTCCCGGCAGGATCCCGCTGCAGACGAGACCACGGTGCGCGCACCGGTTTCCCAGCCCGTTCGCCAGGAGCCGGTCATTCCGGCTGCGGCAGCCGCGCCGGAGCCCGACTATGGAACGGAAGACGAGGCGCCTCCGAGGGACGTCACCCCCGACGAAACGGCTTTCGATCCGGCAATGATCACGGAAACGGAAGAGCAGCCGGAAGTGATCGCGCCGCTCGATGTGCCGGCACTGCCGGAAGTTCCGGAAGAGGAACCGCGGCCGACCGTCAGCGCCTATGAAGTGGATGTCGACGCCGAGATGGCGGCAATGATTGCGGATTATCCCAAGCAGACGACCCCGGCAGCGCCGGCAGCGAAAGTAACGGAGCCGGGCCAGGCGCCCGACATGTTCGACGCCGAGTTCGAGTTCGACGATTTCGAAACCGCATTGAACGACGATATTCATCGCGAGCTGCAATCGGCTGCCATGGCCGGCATTGGCGACGAACGCGATTTCGAGGAGGAACGGCTTGAGCGCCAGCCCTCCGTCTCCGCGATTTCGGCCAACCGGCCGAAGCGCAGCATGCTGGTCGTTGCCTCGCTGGTGCTTCTCGCAGGCGCAGGCGCTGTCGGCGCCTATACATGGATGGCGGGCGGCATCAGCCTGCCGGAACTGTCGAGCGAGCCGGAGATCATCAAGGCCGACAAGGAAGCCTATCGCACAGAGCCGGCCAACAAGGGCGGCAAGACGGTGTTGAACCAGGACCAGGCGGTTTACGACCAGGTCTCCGGCAAGACGGAGAACCAGCCGACGCAGGGAACCCTGATCTCAAGCGACGAGGCGCCGGTCGACGTGGTGCAGCGGACGCTGCAGCCGAACACGATTCCGATGGAAGGCGAAACGGATGACACCGCGGATGCAGGCGCCAGCGATGAACGCCTGACGCCGGCAACCGACGCGCAGTCGGGCGACGCAACGCAGGCCGCGACCGAAAACGCCAGTGTCGCGCCCCGCAAGGTCAGAACGCTGATCGTTCGGCCGGACGGCACGCTGGAGACCCGCGAGGAAGCGCCGGCGACGCCGCTGACGGTCACCCAGAAGAATGACGGCACGCAACCGTCGGTCATGGCCCCGGCAGAGGCTGCCGGCACGACGATGCACGCCGACGGCACCCAGCCGCCGGTGGCAAGCGAGGCATCGCCCGAGGCGCTCCAGCAGGTTGCCAACAGCAATGCCGCTGCCGACGCCAATTCTCCGGATATGGCGCCGGATACGCCGGAAGAGGCCGGTCCGGCGCTCTCGAATGCGCCGGTACCGGTGCCGCGCCCCGGTGATCAGCCGGTCCGTGTCGTCAACAACCAGACGACGGCGCCGGCGGCCAAGCCGGTCGAGACGGCAGCAGCCCAGCCGGTGTCGCCGGCCGAGCAGGCGCCGGCTGCTGCAGCGACGCCAGCCGCAGGACAGACGACGATCCCTGCTGGAACCTATTCGATCCAGATCGCCTCGTTGCCGTCGGAAGCGGAAGCGCAGAAGTCCTACAAGAACCTGTCGACGAAATTCGCGTCCGTGATCGGCGGTCGTGCCATGCAGATCGTCAAGGCGGACATTGCGGGCAAGGGCACCTATTATCGTGTCCGGATCGCCGGTGGCAGCAAGGACGAGGCCGTGGCCTTGTGCGAACGCTATCGGGCCGCGGGTGGAAGCTGCCTCGTCGCCCGATAA
- the argS gene encoding arginine--tRNA ligase, with protein MNLFSDFDKRIKKALEEIDIVSEKRSEVDLSRITVEPPRDSAHGDVATNAAMVLAKPLGTNPRAFADVLIAKLKEDPDVADISVAGPGFVNIRLSTGYWQRLLASMIALGEDYGRSSMGEGRKVNVEYVSANPTGPMHVGHCRGAVVGDALANLLAYAGYAVEKEYYINDAGSQIDVLARSVYLRYREALGETIGEIPAGLYPGDYLVPVGQALAADYGTRLLEMPEEEWMPIVKDRAIDAMMVMIREDLEALNVKHEVFFSERTLHANGAAPIRTAINDLTFKGHVYKGVLPPPKGQVPEDWEDREQTLFRSTEVGDDIDRPLIKSDGSYTYFAADVAYFKDKFDRGFGEMIYVLGADHGGYVKRLEALAKAVSGGTVKLTVLLCQLVKLYRNGEPVKMSKRSGDFVTLREVVDEVGRDSVRFMMLYRKSSEPLDFDFAKVTEQSKDNPVFYVQYAHARCMSIFRQAREAFPDVDIESLDLGKGVSLIEDPSELALLAKLAEFPRLVETAAGIQEPHRVAFYLYDLASSFHAHWNKGKDAPELRFVNDKNRELSIARLGLVYAVASVLRSGLAITGTAAPEEMR; from the coding sequence ATGAACCTTTTCAGCGACTTCGACAAAAGAATTAAAAAAGCTTTGGAAGAAATTGACATCGTTTCTGAAAAGCGAAGCGAAGTGGATCTTTCCCGCATCACGGTCGAGCCGCCGCGCGATTCGGCCCATGGCGATGTCGCCACCAATGCCGCCATGGTTCTGGCAAAGCCGCTCGGCACCAATCCGCGCGCGTTCGCCGATGTCCTGATCGCCAAGCTGAAGGAAGATCCCGACGTCGCCGACATTTCCGTCGCCGGCCCTGGCTTCGTCAACATTCGCCTGTCGACGGGCTACTGGCAGCGCCTGCTCGCCTCGATGATCGCGCTCGGCGAGGACTACGGCCGTTCATCCATGGGTGAGGGCCGTAAGGTCAACGTCGAATATGTGTCGGCTAATCCGACCGGGCCCATGCATGTCGGCCATTGCCGCGGCGCCGTCGTCGGCGATGCGCTGGCGAACCTGCTGGCCTATGCCGGCTATGCTGTCGAGAAGGAATACTACATCAACGACGCCGGCTCGCAGATCGACGTTCTGGCGCGCTCGGTCTACCTGCGCTACCGCGAAGCGTTGGGCGAAACCATCGGTGAAATCCCGGCCGGGCTTTATCCGGGCGATTATCTCGTTCCGGTCGGCCAGGCGTTGGCCGCCGACTACGGCACCCGGCTTCTGGAAATGCCCGAGGAAGAATGGATGCCGATCGTCAAGGATCGCGCCATCGACGCGATGATGGTGATGATCCGCGAGGATCTGGAGGCGCTGAACGTCAAGCACGAGGTGTTCTTCTCCGAGCGCACGCTGCATGCCAATGGGGCTGCCCCGATCCGCACCGCGATCAACGACCTGACCTTCAAGGGCCATGTCTACAAGGGCGTGCTGCCGCCGCCGAAGGGTCAGGTTCCGGAAGACTGGGAAGACCGTGAGCAGACGCTGTTCCGCTCGACGGAAGTCGGTGACGACATCGACCGTCCGCTGATCAAGTCGGATGGCAGCTATACCTACTTCGCCGCCGACGTCGCCTATTTCAAAGACAAGTTCGACCGCGGCTTCGGCGAGATGATCTATGTGCTTGGCGCCGACCATGGCGGCTACGTCAAGCGGCTGGAAGCGCTGGCCAAGGCCGTGTCCGGCGGCACCGTGAAGCTGACCGTGCTGCTCTGCCAGCTTGTGAAGCTCTACCGCAATGGCGAGCCGGTTAAGATGTCCAAGCGGTCGGGCGATTTCGTCACTCTGCGTGAGGTCGTCGACGAGGTCGGCCGCGACTCCGTCCGCTTCATGATGCTTTACCGCAAGAGCTCGGAACCGCTCGACTTCGATTTCGCCAAAGTAACGGAACAGTCTAAGGACAATCCGGTGTTTTACGTGCAGTATGCGCACGCCCGCTGCATGTCGATCTTCCGGCAGGCCCGGGAGGCTTTCCCGGACGTCGACATCGAATCACTTGATCTTGGCAAGGGGGTTTCGCTGATCGAAGATCCGAGTGAACTGGCGCTGCTCGCCAAACTTGCGGAGTTTCCGCGTCTGGTCGAGACGGCAGCCGGCATTCAGGAGCCGCACAGGGTCGCTTTTTACCTCTATGACCTGGCAAGTTCCTTCCATGCGCACTGGAATAAAGGTAAAGATGCACCTGAATTACGGTTTGTTAACGATAAAAACCGAGAATTGAGCATTGCCAGACTAGGGCTGGTGTATGCCGTTGCATCGGTCCTGCGGTCGGGTCTTGCCATCACTGGTACGGCGGCACCCGAGGAAATGCGATAA
- a CDS encoding deoxyguanosinetriphosphate triphosphohydrolase: MTFDRHALGFGAGERAIYAADPWTTRGRLYNENASPTRSDFQRDRDRIVHTTAFRRLKHKTQVFIANDGDHYRTRLTHTIEVAQIARALARALRLDEDLAEGVALVHDFGHTPFGHTGEDALHEELAPYGGFDHNAQSLRIVTKLERRYAEFDGLNLTWETLEGLVKHNGPLMAADGTGLNGHPVPKPILDYCELHDLELSTFASLEAQVAAISDDIAYNTHDIDDGLRSGYLTFDMLEEIPFLAGLMKEVRDRYPSLEASRFTHEIMRRQITRMIEDVIGVAQARLTEVKPERAQDIRLAPRVTATFSEAMAKTDREIKGMLFTRIYRHPEIMRIRAGAAQIVKDLFRAYMNDPGLMEKHYWVDQLPNLNEGAKARHVGDYLAGMTDTFAIKTHQRLFDHTPELR, encoded by the coding sequence ATGACATTCGACAGGCATGCATTGGGATTTGGAGCGGGCGAGCGGGCGATCTATGCCGCCGACCCGTGGACGACGCGCGGCCGGCTTTATAATGAGAACGCCAGCCCGACGCGCTCCGACTTCCAGCGCGACCGTGACCGCATCGTCCACACGACCGCTTTCCGGCGGCTGAAGCACAAGACCCAGGTCTTCATCGCCAATGACGGCGATCATTACCGCACCCGCCTGACGCACACGATCGAGGTGGCGCAGATCGCCCGCGCGCTCGCTCGCGCCCTGCGTCTCGACGAGGATCTCGCCGAAGGTGTGGCCCTGGTCCACGATTTCGGCCATACGCCGTTCGGGCATACCGGCGAGGACGCGCTGCACGAGGAGCTGGCGCCCTATGGCGGCTTCGACCACAACGCCCAGTCGCTCAGAATCGTCACCAAGCTGGAGCGCCGCTACGCCGAGTTCGATGGTCTCAATCTCACCTGGGAGACACTGGAAGGGCTGGTCAAGCACAACGGCCCGCTGATGGCCGCGGACGGAACAGGCCTGAACGGCCATCCGGTGCCGAAGCCGATCCTCGATTACTGCGAGTTGCACGATCTGGAGCTTTCGACCTTTGCCAGCCTTGAGGCCCAGGTCGCGGCGATTTCGGACGATATCGCTTACAACACCCATGACATCGATGATGGCCTCCGGTCAGGCTACCTGACCTTCGACATGCTGGAGGAGATCCCGTTTCTGGCCGGTCTCATGAAGGAGGTGCGCGACCGCTATCCGTCGCTGGAAGCCAGCCGCTTCACCCACGAGATCATGCGCCGGCAGATCACCCGCATGATCGAGGACGTCATCGGCGTCGCCCAGGCCCGACTGACAGAGGTAAAGCCGGAGAGGGCGCAGGACATTCGGCTTGCGCCGCGGGTGACGGCGACGTTCTCGGAAGCGATGGCGAAGACCGATCGCGAGATCAAGGGCATGCTGTTCACGCGCATCTATCGCCACCCGGAGATCATGCGCATCCGCGCCGGTGCCGCGCAGATCGTTAAGGACCTGTTCCGCGCCTATATGAACGATCCCGGCCTAATGGAGAAGCACTACTGGGTGGACCAGCTGCCGAACCTCAACGAGGGCGCCAAGGCCCGCCATGTCGGCGACTATCTGGCCGGCATGACCGATACTTTCGCCATCAAGACCCACCAGCGCCTGTTTGACCATACCCCGGAATTGCGATAG
- the erpA gene encoding iron-sulfur cluster insertion protein ErpA, whose amino-acid sequence MSEPQVTISDSAAKRIATILGSDPGKTALRVSVEGGGCSGFSYKFDLVNDQTEDDLVIEKNDAKVLIDSMSLIYMAGSEIDFVDNLLGQSFQIANPNAVASCGCGTSFAI is encoded by the coding sequence ATGAGCGAACCCCAGGTAACCATTTCCGATTCCGCCGCGAAACGCATCGCGACCATTCTCGGCTCCGATCCCGGCAAGACGGCACTGCGCGTCTCCGTCGAAGGCGGCGGCTGTTCCGGTTTTTCCTACAAGTTCGATCTGGTCAACGACCAGACGGAAGACGACCTCGTCATCGAGAAGAACGACGCCAAGGTGCTGATCGACAGCATGTCGCTGATTTACATGGCCGGCTCCGAGATCGACTTCGTCGACAACCTGCTCGGCCAGTCCTTCCAGATCGCCAACCCGAATGCGGTGGCCAGCTGCGGCTGCGGCACCAGCTTCGCGATCTGA
- the xth gene encoding exodeoxyribonuclease III, whose translation MKIATWNINGIKARIDNLLTWLKDAAPDIVCLQEIKSVDEGFPRMEIEALGYHVETHGQKGFNGVAILSKMKPDEVNRGLPGDDSDEQARFMEAVFSFEGGAFRVCSIYLPNGNPADDPVKYPYKLAWMERLRAFAEDRLALEEPLILAGDYNVIPEPHDCYDVKAWESDALFLPQTRQAFRRLEHLGLTDALRATTDGVPAYTFWDYQAGAWQKNNGIRIDHLLLSAEATDRLQAVEVDSQVRAWEKPSDHVPVIGRFDF comes from the coding sequence ATGAAAATCGCCACCTGGAACATCAACGGCATCAAGGCGCGGATCGACAATCTGCTGACCTGGCTGAAAGACGCCGCGCCCGACATCGTCTGCCTGCAGGAAATCAAGTCGGTCGACGAGGGTTTTCCGCGGATGGAAATCGAGGCGCTCGGCTATCACGTCGAAACCCACGGCCAGAAGGGCTTCAACGGCGTGGCCATCCTGTCGAAGATGAAGCCAGACGAGGTCAATCGCGGCCTGCCGGGCGACGACAGCGACGAGCAGGCCCGTTTCATGGAGGCGGTCTTCTCGTTTGAGGGTGGCGCCTTCCGTGTGTGCTCGATCTACCTGCCGAACGGCAATCCGGCCGACGACCCGGTGAAATACCCCTACAAGCTCGCCTGGATGGAACGGCTGAGAGCCTTTGCCGAAGACCGGCTGGCGCTCGAGGAGCCGCTGATTCTCGCCGGCGACTACAATGTCATTCCGGAACCGCACGATTGCTACGACGTGAAGGCCTGGGAAAGCGATGCGCTTTTCCTGCCGCAGACGCGCCAAGCGTTTCGCCGGCTGGAGCATCTCGGGCTGACGGATGCGCTGCGCGCCACGACGGACGGCGTTCCGGCCTATACGTTCTGGGATTACCAGGCAGGCGCATGGCAGAAGAACAACGGCATCCGCATCGACCATCTTCTCCTGTCTGCGGAAGCGACCGACCGGCTGCAGGCCGTCGAAGTCGACAGCCAGGTCCGGGCCTGGGAAAAGCCGTCCGACCATGTGCCGGTCATCGGTCGTTTCGATTTCTGA
- a CDS encoding tetratricopeptide repeat protein has protein sequence MVTLELKSLKVLLVSLPLAFCAAGGSALAFDIPEADSASKPFDVFKLGFKAYQSGHKDEAVEAYRYAAEKGHTGSRWALASMYAYGDGVAEDDYEAFKIYSEIASEDVEPGSEDTGFFVSALMSLANYYHNGIPNSPVTVNLPMARQLYQAAATFGVAEAQFQLARMILAGEGGKVNVKLAKKWLNQARKKGHPGAMAVFGNLIFEEGQSVLGLAYMTAALDLSAPQDHGWVQEMQEQAFSVVSEDDRRNAVALAQKFEKSGATQ, from the coding sequence ATGGTAACGCTTGAGTTGAAATCCCTGAAGGTCCTGCTGGTCTCCCTGCCGCTGGCGTTTTGCGCCGCCGGAGGCAGCGCGTTGGCCTTCGACATTCCCGAGGCCGACAGCGCCTCGAAGCCTTTCGACGTGTTCAAGCTCGGCTTCAAGGCCTATCAGAGCGGTCACAAGGACGAGGCCGTCGAGGCCTATCGCTACGCCGCCGAGAAGGGCCACACCGGGTCGCGCTGGGCACTGGCCAGCATGTATGCCTATGGCGACGGCGTCGCGGAAGACGATTACGAGGCCTTCAAGATCTATTCCGAGATCGCCTCGGAAGACGTCGAGCCGGGCTCGGAAGACACAGGCTTCTTCGTCTCGGCGCTGATGTCGCTCGCCAACTACTATCACAACGGCATTCCCAACAGCCCGGTCACGGTCAACCTGCCGATGGCGCGCCAGCTCTATCAGGCCGCGGCAACCTTCGGCGTGGCTGAAGCGCAGTTCCAGCTCGCTCGCATGATTCTCGCCGGCGAGGGCGGCAAGGTGAACGTCAAGCTCGCCAAGAAGTGGCTGAACCAGGCCCGCAAGAAGGGCCATCCCGGCGCCATGGCGGTGTTCGGCAACCTGATCTTCGAGGAAGGCCAGAGCGTTCTCGGACTGGCCTACATGACGGCCGCGCTCGATCTCAGCGCCCCGCAGGATCATGGCTGGGTCCAGGAGATGCAGGAGCAGGCCTTCTCGGTCGTGAGCGAGGACGATCGCCGCAATGCGGTGGCGCTGGCCCAGAAGTTCGAAAAGTCGGGCGCGACTCAGTAG
- a CDS encoding OmpP1/FadL family transporter, with translation MTSKSMIRGALAVLLATSAFTAAHAGGLEEAGYNIDQLFDPSVVTFGGQVTYVHPDRKFKNVQDTDNTNGTSTGTSTADGAEDYTNYYAGLKFGMGKNVDCLLDYSEPWGVHSNPGTAWAGANDITEIKIYSHNYAGTCSVKFDMGPGQLRLIGGGFYQEVGGFKEAMVYAADPTSIGRLDLKGDGWGWRAGVAYEIPEYAMRASLVYNSAVDLGTISGTLDMSSVNSLYTALGGNVWDVHGTARMPDSVELKVQSGIAPDWLAFGSVKWTDWSQLQSIPFYLNANGVEATSLDLLYRDGWTITGGIGHKFNDQWSGAVSLTWDRGTTTGLSSQTDSWYMSVGTAWTPTENVEWRLGGAIGILTSGSVGEVTKNGKTYGEDASYDFGNDLVLALSTSIKVKF, from the coding sequence ATGACATCGAAATCCATGATCAGGGGCGCTCTGGCTGTACTTCTGGCGACGAGCGCCTTCACGGCAGCACATGCGGGAGGGCTTGAGGAGGCCGGCTACAATATCGACCAGCTGTTCGACCCATCGGTCGTCACCTTCGGCGGTCAGGTGACCTATGTGCATCCGGACCGGAAGTTCAAGAATGTCCAGGATACGGACAACACAAACGGGACGTCCACGGGTACCTCAACTGCGGACGGTGCCGAGGATTACACCAACTATTATGCCGGCTTGAAGTTCGGCATGGGCAAGAATGTCGACTGCTTGCTCGACTACTCCGAGCCATGGGGCGTGCACTCGAATCCGGGCACCGCATGGGCTGGCGCGAACGATATCACTGAGATCAAGATTTATAGTCACAACTATGCGGGAACATGCTCGGTTAAATTTGACATGGGCCCGGGGCAGTTGCGACTGATCGGTGGTGGCTTCTATCAGGAGGTGGGTGGCTTCAAGGAGGCCATGGTTTATGCAGCCGATCCCACCAGTATTGGGCGTCTCGATCTGAAGGGCGACGGTTGGGGCTGGCGCGCAGGTGTGGCCTACGAGATTCCCGAGTATGCGATGCGAGCCAGCCTAGTTTACAACAGCGCTGTCGATCTCGGAACGATTTCCGGTACTCTCGACATGTCTTCAGTCAACAGCCTCTACACTGCCTTGGGCGGTAATGTCTGGGATGTACATGGAACCGCACGTATGCCCGACTCCGTGGAGCTTAAGGTTCAGAGCGGTATTGCTCCCGACTGGTTGGCGTTTGGATCTGTAAAATGGACCGATTGGAGTCAGCTTCAAAGCATTCCTTTCTATCTCAATGCCAACGGCGTCGAAGCTACTTCCCTCGATCTCCTCTACCGCGACGGTTGGACCATTACCGGCGGTATCGGTCACAAGTTTAACGATCAGTGGAGCGGTGCCGTCAGCCTGACCTGGGATCGCGGTACGACCACGGGCCTGAGCTCGCAGACTGACTCCTGGTATATGTCCGTCGGAACGGCCTGGACCCCGACTGAGAATGTTGAATGGCGTCTTGGCGGTGCGATCGGCATCCTGACCAGCGGTAGCGTTGGCGAAGTCACCAAGAATGGCAAAACCTATGGCGAGGATGCCTCCTACGACTTCGGCAACGATCTGGTGCTCGCCCTCTCGACCTCCATCAAGGTCAAGTTCTGA